The following are from one region of the Phycisphaerae bacterium genome:
- a CDS encoding response regulator transcription factor, with translation MDRQIRVLLADDHACFRESIGEMLRREPDIAVVGMACDATSAVIKAEQTQPDIILMDIQMPGLFSFEAVRQIASVAPAISVIFLSAFPNDTYISMAIDVRAKGYVVKKEGCEQIILALREVASGGAYFSKEISDRIIVGPRGVRLAKEKTSRLAKLSRRLIEMLVYIAKGYGKKQIAAITGRSIKTIDHHVGRLMKQLDIHDRVGLTKFAIREGLAEPE, from the coding sequence ATGGACAGGCAGATCCGAGTGCTATTGGCAGACGACCATGCGTGCTTCCGTGAGTCGATCGGGGAGATGTTACGGCGCGAGCCGGACATTGCCGTGGTCGGAATGGCCTGTGACGCCACTTCGGCAGTGATCAAGGCTGAACAGACCCAGCCTGACATCATTCTGATGGATATCCAGATGCCGGGACTGTTCAGCTTCGAAGCCGTCAGACAAATTGCAAGCGTGGCGCCTGCGATCAGCGTCATCTTCCTCAGCGCATTCCCTAACGATACATACATCAGCATGGCGATCGACGTCCGCGCCAAAGGATACGTCGTCAAGAAGGAAGGCTGTGAGCAGATCATTCTTGCCCTCCGAGAGGTCGCGTCCGGCGGAGCGTACTTCTCCAAGGAGATCAGCGATCGCATCATCGTCGGCCCCCGCGGTGTCCGGCTGGCCAAGGAGAAGACCTCTCGATTGGCGAAACTCAGCCGCCGACTTATCGAGATGCTCGTCTATATCGCTAAGGGCTATGGAAAGAAGCAGATTGCCGCCATCACTGGCAGAAGCATCAAAACGATCGATCACCACGTCGGCCGGCTTATGAAGCAATTAGACATCCACGATCGCGTGGGGTTGACGAAATTCGCGATTCGCGAGGGATTGGCGGAGCCGGAGTAA